From Eubacterium sp. 1001713B170207_170306_E7, the proteins below share one genomic window:
- a CDS encoding helix-turn-helix transcriptional regulator: MKNINYKDIGNRIKKQRKKLKITQEQMSADINITIPFLSKIENGKTNFSLDILAEIADYLKIDVSYILSGAISTTPNYLLPQLTEEYVKMTPSQKELLLDIAKSINKNNLN; encoded by the coding sequence ATGAAAAATATAAATTATAAAGATATTGGTAACCGTATCAAAAAACAAAGGAAAAAACTAAAAATAACTCAAGAACAAATGAGTGCTGATATTAATATTACTATTCCTTTCCTTTCAAAAATCGAAAACGGTAAGACCAATTTTTCATTAGATATCCTTGCTGAGATTGCGGATTACTTAAAAATTGATGTATCTTATATTCTCTCTGGTGCAATTTCAACCACACCCAATTATTTATTACCTCAACTTACCGAAGAATATGTAAAAATGACACCTTCCCAGAAAGAACTATTATTAGATATTGCTAAATCTATCAACAAAAACAATTTAAATTAA
- a CDS encoding recombinase family protein produces the protein MKVGYVRVSTTEQNTSRQEKIMADLEVEKVFIDKLSGKNTQRPELKRMLEFVRAGDTVVVESYSRLARSTKDLLNLIDTLAEKDVNFISQKEKIDTSTPQGRLMLTIFAGLAQFERECTLERQREGIAIAKSEGKYKGRKPIQVDKEKFKEVYDRWKAGKIKAVEAMIELELSKPTFYRKVKLFEIENSARKK, from the coding sequence ATGAAGGTAGGATATGTAAGGGTAAGTACTACAGAACAGAATACATCACGTCAGGAAAAGATAATGGCGGATTTGGAAGTAGAGAAGGTATTTATTGATAAACTCAGCGGAAAAAATACACAACGTCCAGAATTAAAAAGAATGCTGGAATTTGTAAGAGCGGGAGATACCGTTGTTGTAGAAAGTTACTCACGATTAGCACGCTCGACAAAAGACCTCTTAAATCTTATTGATACTTTGGCAGAGAAAGATGTGAATTTTATCAGCCAGAAAGAGAAGATAGACACGTCAACACCTCAAGGGCGTTTAATGCTGACTATTTTTGCAGGATTGGCGCAGTTTGAAAGAGAGTGTACTTTGGAGCGCCAAAGAGAAGGGATTGCGATTGCTAAGTCAGAAGGAAAGTATAAAGGGCGTAAGCCAATTCAAGTGGATAAAGAAAAATTCAAAGAGGTTTATGACAGATGGAAAGCAGGAAAGATAAAAGCCGTTGAAGCCATGATAGAATTAGAATTAAGCAAGCCGACTTTTTATAGAAAAGTAAAACTATTTGAAATAGAAAACAGCGCTAGAAAAAAATAG
- a CDS encoding DEAD/DEAH box helicase family protein has translation MCRIKIIDTHPGGGKTSAIIRYINEELEDEKHILYVTPLLTECNRIINACSNRKFKQPSYAHGKGSKSEDLKNLLENKENIVCSHALFQNMTDQIAELIKNGNYILIMDEVMNAIEMFDLYPDNTTLTTYEKSQIGKEDVNTLIEMRYCYYNETTGLLQRHLDLPDSAKPQKYAYELSQYKTLEYAIDHELVYFPQKKYLVWMFPIEFFSDKYFSEIFLLTYQFNAQIQRYYFDVHQIEYDYYTVVKTDNQYMIVHLDSTDETDILWRQEMQELITIDDYPKHNAIGNADSMVYDEIDNPKIPLSKNWFNKSNEAMLKKLADNTQGFWRKYGAKQKNKMWTTFKDYAAKVKNLHETPSRFGSIPDSKKEIPIKKINFVSLNTRATNDFSDRTYLAYLVNRFTHPYIKHFFNSYDIEFDQDAYALSEMIQWIWRSAIRNNEPIYIYIPSLRMRTLFRNWLYCNNPPDEKLAYESYKKKTRNIYICNEDE, from the coding sequence ATGTGTAGGATAAAAATAATTGACACCCATCCCGGCGGTGGCAAAACCAGCGCCATTATTCGATATATTAATGAAGAATTAGAGGATGAAAAGCATATCCTTTACGTCACCCCCTTACTTACCGAATGTAACCGTATTATAAATGCTTGTTCAAACCGAAAGTTTAAACAGCCGAGTTATGCGCACGGAAAGGGTTCTAAAAGTGAAGATTTAAAAAATCTGCTAGAAAACAAAGAAAATATCGTCTGTTCTCATGCTTTATTTCAAAATATGACAGACCAAATCGCTGAACTTATTAAAAATGGGAACTACATTTTAATCATGGACGAAGTCATGAACGCTATTGAAATGTTCGACCTCTATCCAGATAATACAACTTTAACAACATATGAAAAGAGTCAAATAGGAAAAGAAGATGTTAACACGCTTATTGAAATGCGTTATTGTTACTATAATGAAACCACTGGCCTACTTCAACGCCACCTTGATTTACCAGACAGCGCCAAACCTCAAAAATATGCTTATGAATTATCCCAATATAAAACCTTGGAATATGCGATTGACCATGAATTAGTATACTTCCCTCAAAAAAAATATCTTGTGTGGATGTTTCCCATTGAATTCTTTAGTGATAAATATTTTAGCGAGATTTTTCTTTTGACATACCAATTTAATGCGCAAATTCAGCGCTACTATTTTGATGTACATCAAATTGAATATGACTACTACACTGTAGTAAAAACAGATAATCAATATATGATTGTTCATCTTGATAGTACGGATGAAACGGATATTCTTTGGCGTCAAGAAATGCAAGAACTTATTACCATTGATGATTATCCTAAACATAATGCAATTGGAAATGCTGATTCAATGGTCTATGACGAGATTGACAATCCTAAAATACCACTTAGCAAAAACTGGTTCAACAAAAGTAATGAAGCCATGTTAAAAAAACTGGCGGATAATACACAAGGTTTTTGGCGAAAATACGGAGCAAAACAAAAAAATAAAATGTGGACAACTTTTAAGGATTATGCCGCTAAAGTGAAAAACCTACATGAAACGCCATCACGATTTGGAAGTATCCCTGATTCTAAAAAAGAGATACCTATCAAGAAAATTAACTTTGTTTCTCTGAATACACGAGCAACAAATGATTTTAGTGACCGAACGTATTTGGCCTATCTTGTTAATCGCTTTACTCATCCATATATCAAACATTTTTTTAATTCTTATGATATAGAATTTGACCAAGATGCTTATGCGCTATCAGAAATGATTCAATGGATATGGCGAAGCGCCATCCGCAACAATGAACCAATTTATATTTATATTCCTTCCTTGCGTATGCGAACACTTTTTAGGAATTGGCTCTACTGTAATAATCCTCCTGATGAAAAGTTGGCTTATGAAAGTTATAAAAAGAAAACAAGAAATATTTATATTTGCAATGAAGATGAATAA
- a CDS encoding tyrosine-type recombinase/integrase: MKDAPTNNTVKEITKRSFSEIVNQFFNEKQAEGCSPATLKTYKFHLGRFERIMLDKEKIEINLITKDDYNYFINTLRNTGISDATVNSYCLTIRCFLKYCFTNKYIKEFSCKVPKYQTKIKKIYTETELEKLLKKPNLEQCTFGEYKTWIIENIAISTGLRIGSILNIKIEDISFEENSFDINCTKNKKAFKTYFNKELGDIIKEYLVFRGGNTNDYLLCTNKGQKLAIKTAQDHIKNYNLKRGVTKTSVHLFRHTFAKNSILAGVDVFTLMKRLQHSNIETTLNYVKMLELDVKNVVDLYNPQKQYNVNCSKIGNKMRK; the protein is encoded by the coding sequence ATGAAAGATGCACCAACAAATAATACGGTAAAAGAAATAACAAAAAGAAGTTTCAGCGAGATTGTAAATCAGTTTTTTAACGAAAAACAGGCAGAAGGGTGTTCACCAGCAACCTTAAAGACATACAAGTTTCATCTTGGCAGATTTGAACGAATAATGCTCGATAAAGAAAAAATAGAAATAAATCTAATTACAAAAGATGATTACAATTATTTTATTAACACATTAAGGAATACAGGCATCAGTGACGCCACCGTTAACAGTTACTGTCTTACAATTCGATGCTTTTTAAAATACTGTTTTACAAACAAATATATAAAGGAATTCTCATGTAAAGTTCCTAAATATCAAACAAAAATAAAGAAGATATATACAGAAACAGAACTTGAAAAACTATTGAAAAAACCAAATTTAGAGCAATGTACTTTTGGGGAATACAAAACATGGATAATTGAAAATATCGCAATTTCCACAGGGTTGAGAATCGGGAGTATTTTAAACATCAAAATAGAAGATATTAGTTTTGAGGAAAATAGTTTCGATATAAATTGCACCAAAAATAAAAAAGCATTTAAAACGTATTTTAATAAAGAATTGGGAGACATAATTAAAGAATATTTAGTGTTCAGAGGGGGAAACACAAATGATTATCTTCTATGTACTAATAAAGGACAAAAATTAGCCATTAAAACGGCTCAAGACCATATAAAAAATTATAATCTAAAAAGAGGTGTCACTAAGACAAGTGTTCATTTATTTAGACACACTTTTGCCAAAAATAGTATTCTGGCGGGAGTTGATGTTTTTACCTTAATGAAGAGATTACAACATAGCAATATAGAAACAACATTAAACTATGTCAAGATGTTAGAATTAGATGTGAAAAATGTTGTGGATTTATACAATCCTCAGAAGCAATACAATGTAAATTGTTCAAAAATAGGAAATAAAATGAGAAAATAG